A segment of the Meiothermus cerbereus DSM 11376 genome:
GCGCACGGTGTCGGGCAGATAGACCCGCTTGGTGATGGCGTCCACCACGACCTGGGCCTGCTCAGGCTTGAGGGCCACGCCCTTCACCGTGCGGAAGAGCTCCACCACCTGCTCGGGGCTGGGGTTGTTGCCCAGGCGGGCCAGCATAAACTCGAAGGTGCCCTTCTGGTTGGCAAGCAGCAGCACACCCGCGCTGCCCTCCAAGTACGAGCGGCCCGTACCATACAGCGCGGGGGCCCCGCAGACGTGGTCGGAACCGATGATGAGCAGGGTGTCGGGGTTCTGGTCTACGAAGTTCATCACCACTTCCAGGGCTTCGTCGGCGGCCAGAATGTCCCACAGGGTGGCGGCGGGGTCGTTGAGGTGGTTGGCGTGGTCAATGCGGGCGGCCTCGACCTGAAGCACAAACCCCTTGGAGTGGGCGGCCAGGCGCGGGAGGGCGGCGCGGGTCATCTGGGCCAGGCTGGGCACGTCTACGCCCTGGAAGCGCCGGTCGGCCTCGTAGGGCACGTGGCTGCTGCTGAACACGCCCAAGAGCTTGGAGGCGTTGGAGGCCTCGAGCTCCCTGGGGTTTTTCACCACGCCATAGCCCTTGGCGGCAAAAGCGGCGTACATATCCTTCTTGTCGCGGCGCACCGCCGGGTCAAAGAAGCGGGTGCCCCCGCCCAGGTAGACCTCCGCGCCAAACTCCAGGTACTGCTCGGCAATCTGCTCCTCGGCGTTGCGGTCGGGGTTGGAGACCACGAAGCTGGCCGGGGTGGCGTGGGTGATGGTGGCGGTGGAGACCAGGCCCACCGCTTTGCCTTGCTGTTTGGCCAGAGCGAAGATGGGGGTCAGCTTGCGCCCGTCGGCGTGAATGGCCAGCCCTCCGTTGACCGTCTTGACCCCGGTGCTCCAGGCGTTGCCGGCTGCGCTGGACTCGGTGACGAAGCTGGTCAGGCTGTTGGTGTTCTGCAGCCCGCTCACACCCGTGGCCAGGAAGCGCTCGAGGGCCAGCGGCTTGCCCAGCACCCGCCTCGAGTAGAACTGCGCAATGGCGTAATCTTCCCAGCCCATCCCGTCGTAGACGAAGAAAATCAGGTTACGGGCCCGGGTCAGGATGCCCGGCTGGTTGGATAGGGCGCTCTGGGACTGGGCCGAGAGGGCCGCGGCTGCTCCTGCCATAACCCCTGCTTTGATCAAGTCTCTACGTTTCATCCCTTTACCTCCAGCTACTATGCTGGAGAGCAGATGTCAGGCTCAGGTCAAGGGGCAAGCGGGCTTGGGCTACACTCCGCAGCCCCACTCGAGCACCTTCACAAATTGCCGGCCATTCCAACGCCAGACCGTACTGCCCCACCCTTCGTGTACCCAATCCTCGGTGATGATTTCCATTCTGCCGTCGCCATCGAGGTCGAGGATGGCCCCGATACGGCGGGTGATCACGGTGGGCATGCCCTCGGTGCCGTCGAAGGGCTTCTCGAGGTGGGTCACGTCCAACACAAAAGTGCGCAGGTCGGTATCGCTCAACAGTTTGCGTACCATGATGAGACCGTAGTCGCCCACTTCGCTGGCATAGCTGCCCTCAATCCGCCCAGCATTGAGGGAAAAGCCGGGCTGGTTGGCGCTCAGGAGAACCTCGTCGCGCCCGTCGGCGTCTAAGTCCACCCGCAAAGCCTGGGTGATGTTGGGGGCTTTTTTGATCTTGCGACGACTCAGCTCGGCAGCTACCGCCTGCAGGTGAGCAGGGGTGGGAGCAAACGAGACCACCCGGCGGGGCTGGGGGTTCCAGGGTGCAGCAATGGCATAGGCAGGGTACTGGATGGCGCGGCGCTCGAGCAGCACCAAGGGGGTTTCCCGGTTCCAGTCACAGATGTCAGGCGTTGTGAGCCCCCCCGCCCCCTGGGCCTGGTTGATGCGGCCCGCCGGGCCAAACACCTGGTAACGCCGGGCCTCGAGGCGGGTTAGCTGCTCGGCCTCGAGAAAACGCCCACCCTGAAACACACCCACTACTACCGCGCTCTGTGCGTCGTTCAGGCGCAGCAGAACCGCCGCCTGAGGAGCCTGCGCCACCGACAAACCCAAAACCAACAGCACACTCCACCGTGTTTGCATAAGGCCAGGGTAACAGAGGGACATCCCGGCGCGCGTGTTACCAGCCCCTGGTTCCACAAGACCCGACCAGACAAACCTGTACCTGCTTACCAGCAGCAGCCCAAAGCGATAGGCTATGTGCGATGGATGCTTACACCTACGCCTACCGCGGGGGCCTCATTGAGAACCGCCACAAGGTCTCGCTGGCTATTGTGGGGCCCCAGGGCAACCTGCTGGCCTATAGCGGCAACCCCCATCTGTCGGCTCACATGCGCTCCTCGGCCAAACCCTTTCAAGCCCTGGCCCTCTATCTGAGCGGGGCCATCGAGCGCTTTGGCATTACCCCCGCCGAGGTCGCGCTGACCTGCGCCTCCCACGATGGGCTGGAGCAGCACGTGACTATGGCCACCAACTACCTGCGCAAGATTGGGCTGGACGAGAGCTACCTGGCCTGTGGCATCCACCCGCCCTTCGACCTGGCCGCGCGCAAGGCCCTGCAGCAAGCCGGCCAGCCCGCCACCGTGCTGCACAACAACTGCTCGGGCAAACACACCGGTATGCTGGCCGCGGCGATGGCCCTGGGGGTCGAACCTAGGGGCTACGAGCAGCCCGAGCACCCGGTGCAGCAGCTCAACCTGCAAACCCTGCGCGACCTGTCGGGACATCAACACATCCCCTATGGTGTGGATGGCTGTAGTGTGCCCACCTTTGTGCTGCCCTTAGCCCCGGCAGCCCGGATGTTTGCCCTGCTGGCGAAGCCCGAGGCCGCACCGGAAAAGTATCGAGAAGGCCTGGAAGCGGTTTTTCGGGCCATGCGCCAGCACCCCGAGCTGGTAGCCGGGCCCCGTAGCATCGACACTGTGCTGATGCAGACCGTTCCCCACCTGGCGGCCAAGCGCGGGGCCGACGGCTATTACGGCATGGCCCTGCGTGAAACCCGCTGGGGCCCAATTGGAATCGCCCTCAAGGTGGAAAGCGGCTCCAACGAGGCCCGAGAGCCCATGGTAATTCGGTTGCTGGAGGTGCTCGAGGCCCTTTCGCCCGAGGTGGCGCTCGAATGGCGGCGGCCCATTGTGCGGAACGTGCGGAAGCTCGAGGTTGGGCATCTGGAGGCGAAGCTCGAGCTGCACTGGGTTGATGGCTAAAAAAAGCCGTATGGACTTAGCCTGAAACAAGGTAGGCTCTTGGCTATGGAGTTTGTCGAAGAGGTCGCACAACGCCCCCCCCTGGTGCTGGGGGTAGACCCCCGGCCGGAGCTACACGGCCCAGAACCCCTGGCCCATATCCGCCGCTACACCCTCGAGCTCATGGAGGCCCTGGCCCCCAAGCTTGCTGCGGTGAAGTTTCAGGCGGCCTTCTTCGAGGCACTGGGGCCACAGGGTTTTGCCCTGATGCACGAGCTGCTGGTGGGGGCCCGGGTGCTCTCGCTGCCGGTGATTGTGGACGCCAAGCGGGGTGACATCGGCTCAACGGCGGAGGCCTACGCCCGGGCCTATCTGGAGGCTTACCCCGGCTCGGCCCTGACGGTAAACCCTTATTTGGGCAGCGATGCCCTGGAGCCCTTTTTCAAAGCAGCAAGGCAGTCTGGAGGGACGGTGTTCGTGCTGGTCAAAACCTCCAACCCCGGCTCGGGGCTCTTCCAGGACTTAAAGCTGGAGCAAGGCGGCAGGCTGTACATGGCGGTGGCGGATTACCTGGCCCAGCAGGCCGAGCAGCAGCGGGTGGGCGACTGGTCGCGCGTAGCGGCTGTGGTCGGCGCTACCTATCCCGCACAGGTTAGCGAGATACGCGCGCGTCTGCCCCACTCTTTGCTGCTGCTGCCTGGACTGGGAGCGCAGGGGGGGCAGGTGCTGCGGGGCCCGGGATTGCTCAATTCGGCCAGTCGGGCCCTATACTACCCCGGGGAGAAAGCAGACCTGGAAACTGCTATTCGCCGGTCTGAGGAGTACCTGCAAGCCCTTATACCAGATTCGGTTAGTTCGTCACCGAACGGTGACGAACTAACCCGACCGAAGGGAGTGCTCTAGGATTCAAAAAGATAGCCCCTTGATGTTTTTTGTTTGAAGAGTATCTTTTTGAATCCGGTATTACCACTTGAAAACCGGCCTCAACCACCTTTGAGCGCCCGTCTGAACATCTGCGGGGCGAACTCGGCGACCGCCCGCAAAAAGCCGGTAATGCCCCGGGCCCGGCCTGGGGTAATGTAGACCGGCACCCCCAGGTTTTCGGCTTCCAGACGCACCGGCTCGGAAAGATCGTGGCCCACATAGCTGCTGATGATCATCAGGCCGTGGGCCCGCTCGAGGCGGCTCTGGATGCGCCGTATCACCTCCCGTCCGGCCGCGTAGGAGTCGGAGTCGAACCAGTCGAGCTCGAGGCCCTGATTTTGCAAAACAGGGGTCAGGCGGCTGCGGAGCTGGGTGTGGCCCCCCACCACGATCAGGTACTCCCCGTGGAAGCGGGGCAACCCCTCCCGCATCAGGCCCTCAGGCGTAGTGCCCGCCAGGGTATCGGGGCTACCCTCGAGGGTAGCCAGGGCCCTCGAGGTGGCCTTGAGCTCTTCCAGGTAGAGCTGCAAATCGGGGTCGGTGGGGTTTAAAAAGAGCAGGTTGCGCAGAATCTCCCGCGAAAGCTGAAGGTCTTTCTCCCAGTAATAGGCAATCTCCAGGGCCTTGCGCCAGGTTTGGGCGGCCTTCTGGTAGGCCCCGGTGCGCTCGTAGTGTTCGGCTAGGTCGTAAAGAACCTCGAGGGCCTCGGGGTTGCGGGCCAGCTCGGACAAAAGCAGCCCCTCGGCCCCCAGGGCCTGCCCCGCGTTATAAAGCGCGGCCAGGTACTGCCCCCGCACGGTCTCGGCCTCCCGGCTCTGGGAAAAGCTGCGCGAGAGGCGGTAGGCCAGCTCGAGGTGCTCCAGGGGCGGCTCTGCAGTGCCCTCCAGGCTCTGGCTGAGCATGCGAAAGGCTTCCCAGGGGCCTTCGAGCTCTTCCACCAGCTTGAGCACCGGCTCAATCTGGCTAAAAGGCTGCAGACCCGCCTCGCGCACGCGGCCCAGAAACTCCCGCGCCAGCACCGGTTCACCGGCCTCTTTAGCTTCCAGGGCCAGCTCAAAAAGCTGGGTAACCGGGTAGGCCCGGTGGGCGTGGGCCCGCTTGTGGTCGCCCAGCACCTCGAGCACCGGAAGGCCCAAAGCCCGCTTGGAGAGGGCCAGCAGGTGGTAGGCCAGACCGGCTGCCTCGCCCCTAGAAGCCCGTACGGCCCGCTCGAGGTAGCGCACCGCCTCGGTATGCCGCCCCTCCCGGTGGCGCAGCAGGCCCAGGGCCAAAAGCGCGGTGGCGTCCTCGGCCCGGGCCACCGCATCGGTCAGGTAGGGCTCTACCCCTTTCAAGTCGGCCAGGGGCACCTTGTCCAGCACCTCGGGGCCTCGCACCTTCAGACCTGCTAAGGCCAGTCCCAAGGCTCCATGTGCCTCCCCCAGCACATACAGGTGCTGGGCATAACGGGCCGCCCGGCCCCACAAACCCTGTTGCAAAGCGGCCTGCAAACCCAAGCGCAGCAGGCCCCGTGTCAGCAGTTCCGGCGAGAGATCCTCCACAAACTCCACACGGCGGCTGGCCTCGCTCCAGTCGCCCTCGCGGCACAAGCGCTGCACCCGCTCTTCGATGCGTTCCAAGGTGGTTTTAAGATAGATATCGGCCTCGGGCAGGCCGCATTCGTAAAGCTGGCGCAAGGCCTCCGACAGGCGCCCCAAACCCAGATACACCTTACCCAGGGCCAACTTGTACCGACCCCCACGACTCGAAAGCTCTTCCAGGCGCGGCAAGGCCCGCTGGTAGTCTTCCAGCTCGGCCCAGCACAGCACCCGCAAGTTTTCGGCTTCGGGGTGGTGGGCCAGGGCCAGCGCTGCATCGGCTTCGGCAAAGCGCGATAGGGCCAGCAAAGCCCGGCCCCGCAGGTAGGCCAGCTCGCCCGTGGTGCCCTCGGGTAGCCGTCGCAAAACCTCTGCATAAGCCCCTTCCTCGAGCAAGGCCCATATTTCCTCGCTCGAGGGCAAGGACAGCGGCTCACCTGGGTTTGGGGCATGGTCTATGGGAAGAGTCTGGGCTGGCCCTGGCTGCAGCAGGGCAACTGGCATACGGGCCGTAACCAGCGCATAATCGCCCTCCCCCACTACCTGCACCTGGTCAAACCCCAGCTGCCTTAGGGCCTGCTGGACGGCCTGCGGATTCTTGCCCAGAAAGGGCCCGTGCCCATAGGCCAGCAAGCCCCCCGGTTTGAGCAAACCCTCCAGGCCCCGCAGACGCTGCAACAGGTCGAAGCGCTGCAGGTATTCGGCCTCCTCGAGGGTCTCTGACAGGTCTCTCAGGTATCCCTCGGGCATGCAGGAAAGCAGCAGCACCACGTCCATGCTTGGCAGGCCCTGCTGGTCGGGAAACCAGCCCTGGTACCACTGCACACCCCCGCCGGTACGGGCCTGGCCCAGCTCCACGGCCTGCGCCACCCCTTCCAGGGCATGCCACTCCAGTTCGGGCCTGGCCTCGCGCAATAGCGATACCAGCGCCCCGGTAAAAGCCCCCACCTCCAGCACCCGCCCCTCCGCCGGCAGAAGCTGGGGCAGAACCCTTACATAAAACTCGATAAATGGCAGGTGCATGGCGTACACCAAAGCTTCCAGCCGTTCCCGCGGATGGCTCAGCACCGCTGAGTAAAAACTTCGCACCACCTCCAGGTCGCCTCCCTCAGCCTCTAAATAGGCTTTCCAGGCGTCCAGGATGGGTTTTCGTCGGGCAGGGCTGCCAATGCGCTTGGCCAGCACCGCCTCAAAGCGACCTGGCGAAAGGGGGGCCGCCAGGTGAAACTGGGTACGAAAGTAGCGCTTGACCTGAGTGTCTACGGTATCCACCAACCACCTCAGCAAAGGGCTGCCGTTGGAGGGTATTGTGGCAAGTCTGGGCCTGGCTGTAAACCACCCCCCGGCTGGGGGAGCCTGTACCCCCAGCAGGTATAGCCCTGCCGGTAAGCCCTGGCAATGAACCAGCGTCTGCATCCCGAATCGCGGGGGAGCGGTTGTTTTCCAGCTCCAAGCTACCCATCTAAAGCCGGTACAAACCGCACCGTTTGCCCCAGACGTAGCTGGGCCAGCCAGGGTAAGTCGGCGGGGTGTACCAGGGCCGGCTTGGCATAGCCCCCAAGGCGGCCCCGGTCGTTGAGCAG
Coding sequences within it:
- a CDS encoding alkaline phosphatase — encoded protein: MKRRDLIKAGVMAGAAAALSAQSQSALSNQPGILTRARNLIFFVYDGMGWEDYAIAQFYSRRVLGKPLALERFLATGVSGLQNTNSLTSFVTESSAAGNAWSTGVKTVNGGLAIHADGRKLTPIFALAKQQGKAVGLVSTATITHATPASFVVSNPDRNAEEQIAEQYLEFGAEVYLGGGTRFFDPAVRRDKKDMYAAFAAKGYGVVKNPRELEASNASKLLGVFSSSHVPYEADRRFQGVDVPSLAQMTRAALPRLAAHSKGFVLQVEAARIDHANHLNDPAATLWDILAADEALEVVMNFVDQNPDTLLIIGSDHVCGAPALYGTGRSYLEGSAGVLLLANQKGTFEFMLARLGNNPSPEQVVELFRTVKGVALKPEQAQVVVDAITKRVYLPDTVRYSVQPANTLSWVMRQTDANKPDLPNIGWNSGQHTASPTVFGVYGRGVAAARIGLIDNTYNFTLMTRALGIRFQNPVMSEQEALEVLKSRAEQPWKHPEDALALV
- a CDS encoding asparaginase; translated protein: MDAYTYAYRGGLIENRHKVSLAIVGPQGNLLAYSGNPHLSAHMRSSAKPFQALALYLSGAIERFGITPAEVALTCASHDGLEQHVTMATNYLRKIGLDESYLACGIHPPFDLAARKALQQAGQPATVLHNNCSGKHTGMLAAAMALGVEPRGYEQPEHPVQQLNLQTLRDLSGHQHIPYGVDGCSVPTFVLPLAPAARMFALLAKPEAAPEKYREGLEAVFRAMRQHPELVAGPRSIDTVLMQTVPHLAAKRGADGYYGMALRETRWGPIGIALKVESGSNEAREPMVIRLLEVLEALSPEVALEWRRPIVRNVRKLEVGHLEAKLELHWVDG
- the pyrF gene encoding orotidine-5'-phosphate decarboxylase, whose protein sequence is MEFVEEVAQRPPLVLGVDPRPELHGPEPLAHIRRYTLELMEALAPKLAAVKFQAAFFEALGPQGFALMHELLVGARVLSLPVIVDAKRGDIGSTAEAYARAYLEAYPGSALTVNPYLGSDALEPFFKAARQSGGTVFVLVKTSNPGSGLFQDLKLEQGGRLYMAVADYLAQQAEQQRVGDWSRVAAVVGATYPAQVSEIRARLPHSLLLLPGLGAQGGQVLRGPGLLNSASRALYYPGEKADLETAIRRSEEYLQALIPDSVSSSPNGDELTRPKGVL